Within Winogradskyella helgolandensis, the genomic segment CATCGATTAAAATAATACCGTATTCTTTTGCTTCCTTTGGAACTGTAAAGGTGTATTCTAAATTATTGCTTCCAACTGCAACAGGTACTTTGATATACGTAGATTTTACTTTACTTTTCTTACCTTTTTTATTAGCCTTAGCCTTGTCTGAGATTTTTACAAGTGCATAGCTTTCAATCACATTCGATTTTCCTTTTTCTAATTGAATTGCAACTTGACGAGATTTTGTATCAAAAACATCATTCACAATAACCGGAATGGCTGATACTCCATCTTCGGTTTTAAATTTAGAAGGGTCTTTATAAGGCAATTTGGCATCATAGTCTTTCAGATAGTTTTCTAATTTTGAAGCTAAGGCTTTCGTGATTTCTGGCTCTTCTTTGGCAATATCATTCTGTTCTTCTAAATCATAACGCTTCCCATCTTTATACAAACGATGCAATACATAATTACCGGTGATAAAGTTTTTATATAATTTATAGTCGCCAGATCGTATAGCAGATTGATTTTTAGTCTCGTCGCCGTAAGGGTAATGCCACCATAAATCTTCTCGAGGTTTTCCATTATTATCTTTAACCTCACTTTCATTATTTAATAAGACACCTGAAACATCCAAACCATCTAAATCTGAACGATAGTCAGCAGGAATTTTACTATTGGTAAGGTTTAAAATGGTTGGGAAATAATCTAACTGATTAATTAAAACATCGTGTGTTTTTCCTTTTGGAATCTTTGGTCCAGAAATGAGCATCGGTACTCTAATACCGCCTTCTTCTGAATATTTTTTTCCCTTGTCTAAAGGGGCATTATCCGACATCACTTCTGCTTTACGAGTTTCCGCTCCACCATTATCAGATGAAAAAATGATATAAGTGGTCTCGTATAATTTTTTACCTGGATTTCTAGGGTCGTCTGTTTTCTTTAATAAATCTATCACACGACCTAAACTCCAATCTAAGGTGGTTACCATAGCCCCAAAATAAGGGTTATTCTGACCTTCTTTAGTCCATTCAGTATCTACTTCAGGAAGTTCTACTCCTAATTTATCAACATAATAGTCTAGTAATTCACGATTTTTTGTGTGAATAGGGTAGTGTACCATCCAATGTGCTAAATATAAAAAGAAGGGTTCTTCTTTGTTATTTTGTATGAATTCTAAGGCATTTTCAGTCACCGGATCAGTTGGATATGAAATGCCTTTAGGCGATTCCTTAGTGAAAGGGAAATACTTTTCTTCACTTAAGCGATAAGCATCATTTTTATCATGAGTTGCAAAAGCTGTTAAGCGCGTATTCGGTTTTCTTGGACCTTGATGCGCTCCTCTAGACTCATGTGCAAAATCAAAACCTTGATTGGTGGATTTTTGAATTTGAAGACTTCCAGCATGCCATTTTCCAACATGTCCTGTTTTGTAGCCATTCATTTTTAAAGCTTCTGCGATGGTAAAGTTTTCAGGCATTAATCCTTCTGGGAAATAAGGACTCATATATTTTTCATTCCTCTGAGCCTTAGGAATGCCTCCTCCGCTCACATTAGTGATTCCTGTTTTAGCAGGATGTAATCCACTTAAGAGTGCAGATCGCGAAGGCGCACAAGTTGGTGCTGGCGAATACCCATTGGTAAAGTTGATGGCATCTTTTGCTAACGCTGTAATGTTTGGTGTATCCCAAGCACAAGGTTCGTCTAAATCGTTTAATTGTACATCTTGCCAACCCAAATCATCAGCATAAAATATGATAACATTAGGTTTTATTAATTTGTCTTTTTCCTGACTAGTTACATCGTTCGAAGAAAAAAAAGCTAGTAATACTAGGATTATGAATGTGTTGTTAGTTTTCATTATTTATTTAAAGCTTGAGTTTTTAGTTGATTTTATGAAATTCACCTTGTACCATAAATCGATTTTCATCTATTAAAATAACCCCATATTCTATGACGCCTTCAGGAACAGTAAACGTGTATTCTAAATTGTTTTTACCTGATTCTAAAGGTATTTTTATGTAGGTCGTATCATGTTTTCCATATTTGCCTGTCTTTCCGTTCTTTTTCTTTTTAAGCTTGGTTGCTATTTTTACCAAGGCATAAGGTTCAATCACCCTAGTTTTTCCTTTTTCTAAGGTTATAGATACTTTACGGGAATTCGTATCAAAGGCATCGCTAACAATTACTGGAATCGATGCTGCAGTACCATTATTTCCTTCACTTTTAAATTTTGAAGGGCTTTTGTAAGGATATTGCGCATTGTAATCTTTTAGATATTTTTCTAATCTTGAAGATAAATCTTTTACGACTTCTGGCGATTTGTCTGCAATATCATGCATTTCTTCTAAATCGGCTCGTTTTCCATCGTTATACAAACGGTATAATTCATAATTACCTTCAATATGGTTTTTATATAATTTATAATCTCCACGTCTTATGGCAGATTGCATTTGGTGATCTTGATTATGTGGGAAGTGCCACCATAACTCTTCTCTAGTTTCTCCTTTGTTATTTTTTACAACACTTTCATTACTTAACAACACATTTGAGATATCTAATCCATCTAAATTTGAACTGTATTTAGCAGGTATTTTACTTTCTGTAAGATTTAAAATGGTTGGAA encodes:
- a CDS encoding sulfatase; translation: MKTNNTFIILVLLAFFSSNDVTSQEKDKLIKPNVIIFYADDLGWQDVQLNDLDEPCAWDTPNITALAKDAINFTNGYSPAPTCAPSRSALLSGLHPAKTGITNVSGGGIPKAQRNEKYMSPYFPEGLMPENFTIAEALKMNGYKTGHVGKWHAGSLQIQKSTNQGFDFAHESRGAHQGPRKPNTRLTAFATHDKNDAYRLSEEKYFPFTKESPKGISYPTDPVTENALEFIQNNKEEPFFLYLAHWMVHYPIHTKNRELLDYYVDKLGVELPEVDTEWTKEGQNNPYFGAMVTTLDWSLGRVIDLLKKTDDPRNPGKKLYETTYIIFSSDNGGAETRKAEVMSDNAPLDKGKKYSEEGGIRVPMLISGPKIPKGKTHDVLINQLDYFPTILNLTNSKIPADYRSDLDGLDVSGVLLNNESEVKDNNGKPREDLWWHYPYGDETKNQSAIRSGDYKLYKNFITGNYVLHRLYKDGKRYDLEEQNDIAKEEPEITKALASKLENYLKDYDAKLPYKDPSKFKTEDGVSAIPVIVNDVFDTKSRQVAIQLEKGKSNVIESYALVKISDKAKANKKGKKSKVKSTYIKVPVAVGSNNLEYTFTVPKEAKEYGIILIDENRFMVKGEFHKVK